A window of Paenibacillus antri contains these coding sequences:
- a CDS encoding ester cyclase codes for MKVEDNKELVRRFYETIEREDYAALESFCHEDFVFYPQVDTRFRGVEGLKESEKKNFAAFPGFKMPIEGMVAEGDRVAVYLIFEGTHTGIPLLGVPATGNRVRFSLMMLLRIADGKIIEKRSHIDVHDVLRQLTANS; via the coding sequence ATGAAAGTTGAAGACAACAAAGAGCTAGTCCGTCGTTTCTATGAGACGATCGAGCGAGAAGACTATGCGGCCCTTGAATCATTTTGCCACGAGGATTTTGTCTTCTACCCTCAAGTCGATACACGGTTTCGTGGTGTCGAAGGTCTTAAAGAATCGGAAAAGAAGAACTTTGCAGCCTTTCCGGGATTCAAGATGCCTATCGAAGGTATGGTTGCAGAAGGGGACCGAGTAGCAGTGTATTTGATTTTCGAAGGGACACATACGGGCATCCCATTACTCGGCGTCCCCGCGACCGGAAATCGTGTGAGATTTTCATTGATGATGCTCTTGCGAATTGCAGATGGAAAAATTATCGAGAAAAGATCCCACATCGATGTGCATGACGTTCTGCGGCAACTTACCGCAAACTCCTAA
- a CDS encoding MBL fold metallo-hydrolase, with translation MKIQLIRNATLVVQYAGKKILVDPFLAEKGAYPPFPNSARQDQNNPLVGLPTSIEHITENLDAVIVTHLHLDHWDEAAKETLPKGIKMFAQNEEDANELGKAGFTNIEVLKENTVFGDIGLVKTKGEHGRGKILKLAGHVCGVVFKHPSEKTLYLAGDTVWYEAVEDTIETHKPEVIVVNGGDNQFLQGGSLVMGKEDIYNVYKAAPEATILSVHMEAVNHWMLSREELRSFLNEKGISSHVRVPNDGEAYTF, from the coding sequence TTGAAGATTCAACTCATTCGAAATGCAACGCTCGTCGTCCAATATGCCGGCAAGAAAATTTTAGTTGATCCCTTCCTTGCAGAGAAGGGGGCATATCCTCCTTTCCCAAATTCGGCAAGACAAGATCAAAATAACCCTTTGGTCGGTTTGCCGACATCCATTGAGCACATCACCGAAAACCTTGATGCTGTAATTGTAACCCATCTGCACTTAGATCACTGGGACGAGGCCGCGAAAGAGACGTTGCCGAAGGGGATCAAGATGTTCGCCCAAAACGAAGAAGATGCGAATGAATTGGGCAAGGCTGGCTTCACGAATATCGAGGTATTGAAAGAAAACACGGTATTTGGTGACATCGGACTCGTCAAAACGAAAGGCGAGCATGGCCGAGGGAAAATCCTAAAGCTTGCCGGTCATGTGTGCGGTGTCGTTTTTAAGCATCCGAGCGAAAAGACGTTATATCTCGCCGGAGATACGGTTTGGTACGAGGCTGTTGAAGACACAATCGAAACGCACAAGCCGGAAGTCATCGTCGTCAACGGCGGCGACAACCAGTTCTTACAAGGCGGTTCCCTTGTTATGGGGAAAGAGGATATCTACAACGTTTACAAAGCTGCTCCGGAAGCAACCATTCTCTCGGTCCATATGGAAGCAGTAAATCACTGGATGTTGTCTAGAGAAGAATTACGAAGCTTCCTTAATGAGAAGGGAATCTCTTCTCATGTAAGAGTGCCGAATGACGGGGAAGCTTACACTTTCTAA